Proteins co-encoded in one Verrucomicrobiia bacterium genomic window:
- a CDS encoding prepilin-type N-terminal cleavage/methylation domain-containing protein, whose product SRECIFAASDLERPARGFTLIELLTAVGVIVVLAGNWRFGTRRHAAPVRINRNIRGRCPSQRVR is encoded by the coding sequence GATCCAGAGAGTGCATTTTCGCGGCCAGCGATCTGGAGCGACCTGCCCGTGGTTTTACGCTAATCGAGTTGCTGACAGCCGTCGGTGTGATTGTGGTGCTGGCTGGAAATTGGCGATTCGGAACACGGCGCCACGCCGCCCCGGTTCGGATCAATCGAAATATCCGGGGAAGGTGTCCTTCTCAAAGAGTCCGATGA
- a CDS encoding type II secretion system protein, translating to MMAQRIGRGRGFTLIELLVVTAIIAVLAGLLLPVLSRARSRAGGVECLGRLRQTGLATLIYANDHRGLVRLQNPLSPTNTWARTLATQQNLPGKTFLCPTYPPWTLTNWLTTYGVWVDPPGEYLSGVLREFLQTDRVRQPDAQLHAADTTSRGRQGITARQFHTFRIVEDYELHGRHANRVNGWFLDGHGESLGRPRIEALGFIGLFEKDTFPGYFD from the coding sequence ATGATGGCGCAACGGATCGGGCGGGGGCGAGGCTTCACCCTCATCGAACTGCTGGTGGTCACCGCCATCATTGCCGTGCTTGCCGGCCTGCTCCTGCCCGTCCTGTCCCGGGCCCGTTCGCGGGCCGGCGGGGTGGAATGTCTCGGACGCCTCCGCCAGACGGGCCTGGCCACGCTGATCTACGCGAACGACCACCGCGGATTGGTCCGCCTGCAAAACCCGCTCTCTCCCACCAACACCTGGGCTCGCACCCTCGCCACCCAGCAGAACCTGCCGGGGAAGACCTTCCTCTGCCCCACGTACCCGCCATGGACGTTGACCAATTGGCTGACGACCTACGGCGTCTGGGTGGATCCGCCGGGCGAATACCTCTCCGGGGTCCTGCGGGAGTTTTTGCAAACCGACCGTGTCCGGCAGCCCGACGCCCAGTTGCACGCTGCGGACACCACCAGCCGCGGACGTCAGGGGATCACCGCGCGGCAATTCCACACGTTTCGCATTGTTGAGGACTACGAACTCCACGGGCGTCACGCCAACCGTGTGAACGGCTGGTTTCTCGACGGCCATGGCGAATCCCTGGGCCGCCCGAGGATCGAGGCCCTCGGCTTCATCGGACTCTTTGAGAAGGACACCTTCCCCGGATATTTCGATTGA
- a CDS encoding MBOAT family protein, translated as MLFNSGTFVVFFTAFLGLYWLVRGSVAWRNRLIVLASWGFYGAWDWRFLPLLVGSSLVDYHLGIAVEQARAPWRTRLVALSVVLNLGLLAVFKYFDFFAGSLATMITRLGGTPDWPTLNIILPVGISFYTFQSLGYVLDVHRGRVAACRDPTAFLAYVAFFPQLVAGPIERAAHLLPQFASTRVITAGAIREGLWRILVGLFRKVVVADSCGRVADLAFAQDRFTGPGVWVAVVAFSLQVYGDFAGYSDIARGLGRLLGFELRVNFAEPYLAASIRDFWHRWHMSLSEWLRDHVYLPLGGNRFGHARTVAHLMITMLLGGLWHGAAWHFVVWGAWHGLGLSSRTLWPVALPAALGRMLTLVFVGLGWLWFRAPEIGTASRMFAALPELTAPIWLGSACIQLVWFGLPALALDLMARGTRGPDWGATLGTGSRMAIQGALLFAILCYWRGDGPPFIYFQF; from the coding sequence ATGCTCTTCAATTCCGGAACGTTCGTCGTCTTCTTCACCGCCTTCCTCGGCCTCTACTGGCTGGTGCGCGGCTCGGTGGCCTGGCGGAACCGCCTGATCGTCCTGGCAAGTTGGGGGTTCTACGGCGCCTGGGACTGGCGGTTCCTTCCGTTGCTCGTCGGGTCTTCGCTGGTGGATTACCACCTCGGGATCGCCGTTGAACAGGCGCGGGCCCCGTGGCGGACACGCCTGGTGGCGCTCAGCGTGGTCCTCAACCTCGGGCTGCTCGCGGTCTTCAAGTATTTCGATTTTTTCGCCGGTTCCCTGGCGACCATGATCACGCGGCTCGGCGGCACACCGGATTGGCCGACGCTGAACATCATCCTGCCCGTCGGCATTTCGTTCTACACCTTCCAGTCGCTGGGTTATGTGCTGGACGTCCACCGCGGCCGCGTCGCCGCCTGCCGGGATCCCACCGCGTTCCTGGCGTATGTCGCCTTCTTTCCGCAACTGGTCGCCGGTCCCATCGAGCGTGCGGCCCATCTGCTCCCGCAGTTCGCATCCACCCGGGTGATCACCGCCGGGGCCATCCGCGAAGGCCTGTGGCGGATCCTGGTGGGGCTGTTCCGCAAGGTCGTCGTTGCCGATTCCTGCGGTCGCGTCGCGGACCTGGCATTCGCTCAGGACCGGTTCACGGGGCCCGGGGTGTGGGTGGCCGTGGTCGCGTTCTCGCTCCAGGTCTATGGCGACTTTGCCGGCTACTCGGACATCGCCCGCGGGCTGGGACGCCTGCTCGGGTTTGAACTGCGGGTGAATTTTGCCGAGCCCTATCTCGCGGCCTCCATTCGCGACTTCTGGCACCGGTGGCACATGAGCCTTTCGGAATGGCTCCGGGATCATGTGTACCTCCCGCTGGGCGGGAACCGGTTCGGACACGCCCGCACCGTGGCGCATCTGATGATCACCATGCTTCTGGGAGGCCTGTGGCATGGCGCCGCCTGGCATTTTGTGGTCTGGGGGGCGTGGCATGGACTGGGACTATCCTCGAGAACTCTGTGGCCGGTCGCCCTGCCGGCAGCGCTTGGACGGATGCTCACCCTCGTTTTCGTCGGACTGGGCTGGTTGTGGTTCCGGGCACCGGAGATCGGAACGGCCTCCCGCATGTTTGCAGCCTTGCCGGAGCTGACCGCACCCATCTGGCTCGGAAGCGCCTGCATTCAACTGGTGTGGTTCGGATTACCCGCGTTGGCCCTGGACCTGATGGCCCGCGGAACGCGCGGACCGGACTGGGGCGCCACCCTGGGCACCGGATCCCGGATGGCGATCCAGGGGGCACTGCTGTTCGCAATCCTGTGCTATTGGCGCGGGGATGGTCCGCCGTTCATCTATTTTCAATTTTGA
- the mfd gene encoding transcription-repair coupling factor, translating to MADPVIAAQLKRAASAGVMTWPGLQRPAHAFVSALLARRFPGRQVVVVADTLPAQEALHADLSTWQRVSSQTEMDERAAAKSAVPLFFPAWEVLPHEHKLPHADVISDRLETLLALVAHTEDGGPAVRVPVVTSAVALSQRSFEAAALRDRVRWLHRGDTVNPLDLIEWLEAQGYEPEAQVTHKGELSWRGGIVDVWPMPSPWPVRLEFFGDELESLREFDPGSQMSREPVERVRIPPAGEIGLLKMRPDAVTQGSVSPAASKLGTLLDYLPPDTLLVLGDPGALADQVMRHAGQVPPEDPFHASWEELLAKAERRGMTLVALESVEHAVAVGALPSLTADSLDAFRPIGAALPEAAVAEAQRREFFQQMHRWLHQGWSVHVFCNNDGERQRFGELWAEFGLGTPEPERHRGAISRGFLLPGPRSVVVTDAEIYGRYRVTRARRLKSPHAQAMRSAFEVDFAEFEEGDFVVHLQNGIGIFRGLKTLPPARTRSSGGADAAPTAPGQECLVIEYAPREPGGEPPRLYVPVSEAHLVSRYVGAGKARPVLSSLGGTRWTRAKEEAANAVKDLASELLSVQAARSTQPGIALAADTAWQREFEAAFEYEETPDQLTAIEVVKKDQEAARPMDRLLCGDVGFGKTEVAVRAAFKAVMSGRQVAVLVPTTVLAQQHFNQFRERMAGYPVRIELLSRFRTGRQQRASLQAVASGTADILIGTHRMLSADVEFKDLGLVVVDEEQKFGVRHKERLKRLRATVDVLTLSATPIPRTLHLALSGARDLSTLETPPQDRLPVETLVGNYDERVIRDAILRELGRGGQVNFLHNRVATIEAVAAKLRDLVPDARLVVGHGQMDPDDLERVMTQFVAGEANVLVSTTIIESGLDIPNANTIIIDRADRFGLSELYQLRGRVGRYKHQAYCYLMLPRHAQLLTEARKRMSAIRQYSALGSGFKIAMRDLEIRGAGNLLGPQQSGHITAVGFDLYCQLLKQSIASLQGGQVGRRVEVTVRLDFLAMNPGEEGRSDPPGASRGRRSSAPPGIEVPREGVALWITDETRSRMAAMEVPAPPEPKTPAYLPHDYLREPAQRLEIYRKLAQAGRSGDLEALACELRDRFGPPPPPVDLLLTVHGLRLLAASRGVTSVEVTAGKVKLTRNRELITVGGQFPRLAKRDARARLNELRRLLESLG from the coding sequence ATGGCGGATCCCGTGATTGCCGCCCAACTCAAGAGGGCGGCCTCCGCCGGCGTGATGACGTGGCCCGGCCTGCAGCGTCCGGCCCATGCCTTCGTGTCCGCCCTGCTGGCGCGGCGGTTTCCGGGGCGGCAGGTGGTGGTGGTCGCCGACACCCTGCCGGCGCAGGAGGCGCTGCATGCGGATCTCTCGACGTGGCAGCGTGTGTCATCCCAGACGGAGATGGATGAACGGGCCGCCGCGAAGTCGGCGGTGCCCCTGTTCTTTCCCGCCTGGGAGGTGCTGCCGCACGAGCACAAGTTGCCGCATGCGGACGTCATCAGCGACCGGTTGGAAACCCTTCTGGCCCTGGTCGCTCACACGGAGGACGGTGGTCCCGCGGTCCGGGTGCCCGTGGTGACCAGCGCTGTGGCCCTGTCCCAGCGGTCGTTTGAGGCCGCGGCGTTGAGGGACCGCGTGCGATGGCTCCATCGAGGGGACACCGTCAACCCGCTCGATCTCATCGAGTGGCTGGAGGCGCAGGGCTACGAACCGGAGGCGCAGGTGACCCACAAGGGCGAACTCTCCTGGCGCGGCGGCATCGTGGATGTTTGGCCCATGCCGTCCCCATGGCCGGTGCGACTGGAGTTTTTCGGGGATGAATTGGAGTCTCTGCGGGAGTTTGACCCGGGGTCGCAGATGTCCCGGGAACCGGTCGAGCGCGTCCGAATCCCGCCGGCCGGCGAGATCGGCCTGCTCAAGATGCGTCCCGACGCCGTGACGCAGGGAAGCGTTTCCCCCGCTGCCTCCAAGCTGGGGACGCTGCTCGACTACCTGCCGCCCGACACGCTGCTGGTCCTGGGTGATCCCGGGGCCCTTGCCGACCAGGTGATGCGCCATGCCGGACAGGTGCCTCCGGAGGATCCGTTTCATGCCTCATGGGAGGAACTGCTGGCCAAGGCTGAACGGCGCGGCATGACTCTTGTGGCGCTGGAGTCGGTGGAGCACGCCGTTGCGGTCGGTGCGTTGCCGTCGCTCACGGCGGATTCGCTCGACGCCTTCCGGCCCATCGGTGCTGCGCTGCCCGAGGCGGCGGTGGCCGAGGCGCAACGCCGTGAATTCTTCCAACAGATGCACCGCTGGCTGCACCAGGGCTGGTCGGTGCATGTGTTCTGCAACAACGACGGGGAGCGTCAGCGGTTCGGGGAACTGTGGGCCGAATTCGGGCTGGGCACCCCGGAGCCGGAGCGCCATCGCGGCGCCATTTCCCGCGGATTTCTGCTCCCGGGCCCCCGGTCCGTGGTGGTGACGGATGCGGAGATCTACGGCCGTTACCGGGTGACACGCGCCCGGCGTCTGAAGTCCCCGCACGCTCAGGCCATGCGATCGGCCTTCGAGGTGGACTTTGCGGAGTTCGAGGAGGGCGACTTCGTGGTGCACCTCCAGAATGGAATTGGGATCTTTCGCGGACTGAAGACCCTGCCGCCCGCCCGGACCCGGTCCTCGGGGGGCGCGGATGCCGCCCCCACGGCGCCGGGGCAGGAGTGCCTCGTGATTGAATATGCGCCCCGGGAACCGGGAGGCGAGCCACCCCGGCTCTACGTCCCTGTCAGCGAAGCGCATCTCGTCAGCCGCTATGTCGGAGCGGGGAAGGCACGTCCCGTGCTCAGTTCCCTTGGGGGCACGCGGTGGACCCGCGCGAAGGAGGAGGCGGCCAACGCCGTCAAGGATCTTGCCAGCGAACTTCTGAGCGTGCAGGCGGCCCGTTCCACCCAGCCGGGAATTGCCCTGGCGGCCGACACCGCCTGGCAGCGGGAATTCGAGGCGGCCTTCGAGTATGAGGAGACACCGGACCAGTTGACGGCGATTGAGGTCGTCAAGAAGGACCAGGAGGCGGCGCGCCCGATGGACCGGTTGCTCTGCGGCGACGTCGGCTTTGGCAAGACCGAGGTGGCGGTCCGTGCCGCGTTCAAGGCGGTGATGTCCGGACGCCAGGTCGCCGTGCTCGTGCCGACCACCGTTCTGGCCCAGCAGCATTTCAACCAGTTTCGGGAGCGCATGGCCGGATACCCGGTGCGCATCGAGCTGCTCTCTCGTTTTCGGACCGGGCGGCAACAGCGGGCGTCGCTGCAGGCCGTGGCGTCGGGCACGGCCGACATCCTCATTGGCACGCACCGGATGCTGTCCGCGGACGTGGAGTTCAAGGACCTGGGACTGGTGGTGGTGGACGAGGAACAGAAGTTTGGGGTGCGCCACAAGGAGCGTCTGAAGCGGCTGCGGGCGACGGTGGATGTGCTGACCCTGAGCGCGACACCCATCCCGCGGACCCTGCACCTTGCGCTCAGCGGTGCGCGAGATCTGAGCACGCTGGAGACGCCACCGCAGGACCGGCTTCCGGTCGAGACCCTCGTGGGGAACTACGACGAGCGGGTGATTCGCGATGCCATCCTGAGGGAACTGGGCCGGGGCGGTCAGGTGAACTTCCTCCACAACCGCGTGGCGACCATCGAGGCGGTGGCGGCGAAACTCCGGGACCTGGTGCCCGACGCCCGTCTCGTGGTCGGGCACGGGCAGATGGATCCCGACGACCTGGAGCGGGTGATGACGCAGTTCGTGGCGGGGGAGGCCAATGTGCTGGTGAGCACCACGATCATCGAAAGCGGCCTCGATATTCCCAACGCCAACACCATCATCATTGACCGCGCGGACCGCTTCGGGTTGAGCGAGCTGTACCAGTTGCGTGGCCGGGTCGGACGCTACAAGCATCAGGCCTACTGCTACCTGATGCTGCCGCGCCATGCGCAACTGCTGACCGAGGCGCGCAAGCGCATGAGTGCGATCCGGCAGTACTCGGCGCTGGGATCAGGTTTCAAGATCGCGATGCGCGATCTGGAGATCCGGGGCGCCGGCAACCTGCTGGGGCCGCAGCAGAGCGGGCACATCACCGCGGTGGGATTTGACCTGTACTGTCAGCTGCTCAAGCAGAGCATCGCCTCCCTGCAGGGCGGCCAGGTTGGCCGACGTGTCGAGGTGACGGTCCGCCTTGATTTCCTTGCGATGAACCCGGGCGAAGAGGGCCGGTCCGATCCTCCGGGCGCTTCACGGGGCCGGCGGAGCAGTGCCCCGCCTGGCATCGAGGTGCCCCGCGAGGGCGTGGCCCTCTGGATCACGGACGAGACCCGGTCGCGGATGGCGGCGATGGAGGTGCCCGCGCCCCCGGAGCCCAAGACGCCCGCCTACCTGCCTCACGACTACTTGCGGGAACCCGCGCAGCGCCTGGAGATCTACCGCAAGCTGGCACAGGCGGGGCGTTCCGGTGACCTGGAGGCGCTGGCGTGCGAACTGCGGGACCGTTTCGGTCCGCCGCCGCCGCCGGTGGACCTGCTGCTGACCGTGCACGGGCTGCGGCTGCTGGCGGCTTCGCGTGGGGTCACGAGCGTGGAGGTGACTGCCGGCAAGGTGAAGCTCACCCGGAATCGGGAACTGATCACCGTGGGCGGCCAGTTCCCGCGGCTGGCAAAGCGCGACGCCCGGGCGCGCCTCAACGAACTCCGGCGCCTGCTGGAGTCGCTGGGGTGA